Proteins co-encoded in one Methylobacterium sp. WL1 genomic window:
- the panC gene encoding pantoate--beta-alanine ligase: MPESNPLRFSDLAPLRHSVGAWRRAGERVVLVPTMGALHVGHLALVAEARRIGRRVVASIFVNPTQFGPNEDFSRYPRDVEADLALLGQAGADAAWTPAVETMYPPGFATRIDVAGLTDGLCGPFRPGHFSGVATVVTKLLNQVGPDVALFGEKDFQQLRVIQQAVADLDLAVEIRGVPTVREADGLALSSRNRYLTPEERAVAPRLHAVLAGIAAAARGGSPVAGPVADGRAALEAAGFEVQYLAVCDTRTLAQVERVEAPARVLAAAFLGRTRLIDNVAV; this comes from the coding sequence GTGCCCGAATCGAATCCCCTGCGTTTCAGCGATCTCGCTCCCCTGCGCCACAGCGTGGGCGCCTGGCGGCGTGCGGGCGAGCGCGTCGTCCTGGTCCCGACCATGGGGGCCCTGCATGTGGGCCACCTCGCGCTGGTGGCCGAGGCCCGGCGGATCGGCCGTCGGGTGGTGGCGAGCATCTTCGTCAACCCGACCCAGTTCGGCCCGAACGAGGATTTCTCGCGCTACCCACGGGACGTCGAGGCCGACCTCGCCCTGCTCGGCCAAGCCGGCGCCGACGCGGCCTGGACGCCCGCGGTGGAGACCATGTACCCACCGGGCTTCGCGACCCGGATCGATGTCGCCGGCTTGACGGACGGGCTGTGCGGCCCGTTCCGGCCCGGCCACTTCTCCGGGGTCGCCACGGTGGTGACCAAGCTGCTGAACCAGGTCGGGCCCGACGTCGCCCTGTTCGGCGAGAAGGATTTCCAGCAGCTCCGGGTGATCCAGCAGGCGGTGGCCGACCTCGACCTCGCGGTCGAGATCCGGGGTGTCCCGACCGTGCGCGAGGCGGACGGCCTCGCCCTGTCGTCGCGCAACCGCTACCTCACGCCCGAGGAGCGCGCGGTGGCGCCGCGCCTGCACGCGGTCCTGGCCGGCATCGCCGCGGCAGCCCGGGGCGGCAGCCCCGTGGCAGGCCCTGTCGCCGACGGGCGTGCCGCGTTGGAGGCCGCGGGTTTCGAGGTCCAGTACCTCGCGGTCTGCGACACCCGGACCCTGGCCCAGGTCGAGCGGGTCGAGGCCCCGGCGCGGGTCCTGGCGGCGGCGTTCCTGGGCCGGACCCGGCTGATCGACAACGTGGCGGTCTAA
- a CDS encoding EAL domain-containing protein, with amino-acid sequence MTLPQRKVTAYEALARLRVDGQLTEPEAFLPVLERYGRTTELDRRMLQRAAIVVRHLARRGSETMLTYGLSPLSLFEPGLLRELARTVADDPALAGLAIALPQASWQGLDGGQRGLLLSLRGRIGFSLDRADDLRFDVAQLAGLGVGQVKVPAELLLRPGPERRRLSDIAIEDLAPALARAGIRLIATGVADEADVPDLIDLDIPYAQGAAFAAPRPVRAEVLAAPPPEPPPAPAEPEPERRPFRSVLRRAV; translated from the coding sequence GTGACCCTGCCCCAGCGCAAGGTCACGGCCTACGAGGCGCTGGCCCGACTGCGGGTCGATGGCCAGCTGACCGAGCCGGAGGCGTTCCTCCCGGTGCTGGAGCGCTACGGCCGCACCACCGAGCTCGACCGGCGCATGCTGCAGCGGGCCGCCATCGTGGTCCGCCACCTCGCCCGCCGGGGCAGCGAGACCATGCTGACCTACGGCCTGTCGCCGCTCTCGCTGTTCGAGCCCGGGCTGCTGCGCGAGCTGGCCCGCACGGTCGCGGACGATCCGGCCCTGGCCGGGCTGGCGATCGCGCTGCCGCAGGCGAGCTGGCAGGGTCTCGATGGCGGGCAGCGCGGCCTGCTCCTGTCGCTGCGGGGCCGGATCGGGTTCAGCCTCGACCGGGCGGACGACCTGCGCTTCGATGTGGCCCAGCTCGCGGGGCTCGGGGTCGGCCAGGTCAAGGTTCCGGCCGAGCTGCTGCTGCGGCCGGGGCCAGAGCGACGGCGCCTGTCGGACATCGCCATCGAGGATCTCGCCCCGGCCCTGGCCCGGGCCGGCATCCGCCTGATCGCCACCGGCGTCGCCGACGAGGCGGACGTGCCGGACCTGATCGACCTCGACATCCCGTACGCCCAGGGTGCCGCCTTCGCGGCGCCACGGCCGGTGCGCGCCGAGGTTTTGGCCGCGCCGCCGCCGGAGCCGCCGCCCGCGCCGGCCGAGCCCGAGCCCGAGCGGCGGCCGTTCCGCTCGGTCCTGCGCAGAGCCGTCTGA
- a CDS encoding YbaK/EbsC family protein: MAKTPAAKMPAAKTPATKTTRATLALDKAGIRYSLHAYAYDPDAPRIGLQAAEALSVEPGRVLKTLMAAVDGRTVCLLVASDKEVSMKRVAAAFSGKAAAMLKPADAERLTGYHVGGISPLGPKRVFPTAIDAGSLSDPAAEIHVNGGGRGLQIRLTEGDLAAVLTALVVPLT, from the coding sequence ATGGCCAAAACGCCTGCCGCCAAAATGCCTGCCGCCAAAACGCCTGCCACCAAAACCACCCGGGCGACCCTGGCCCTCGACAAGGCCGGGATCCGTTACAGTCTCCACGCCTACGCCTACGATCCGGACGCCCCGCGCATCGGCCTCCAGGCCGCGGAAGCGCTGAGCGTCGAGCCCGGCCGTGTGCTGAAGACCCTGATGGCGGCGGTGGATGGGCGGACGGTCTGCCTCCTGGTGGCCTCCGACAAGGAGGTCTCGATGAAGCGCGTGGCGGCGGCCTTCTCCGGCAAGGCGGCGGCGATGCTCAAGCCCGCGGATGCCGAGCGCCTCACCGGCTACCATGTCGGCGGCATCAGCCCGCTCGGGCCGAAGCGGGTTTTTCCCACCGCGATCGATGCCGGCTCGCTGTCGGATCCGGCGGCCGAGATTCACGTGAACGGCGGCGGGCGCGGCCTGCAGATCCGTCTCACCGAGGGGGACCTCGCGGCCGTGCTGACGGCCCTGGTGGTGCCGCTGACCTGA
- a CDS encoding alpha/beta hydrolase has product MPSPSVDASEIAVIRARLAASPRPADLAARRARVDALGAGYGLPDDVAVQPAKLRDVPAEWTATPAADRDRVILFLHGGGYVSGSLESHRHAVAQAGREAGTRTLALAYRLAPEHPFPTALGDALAGYRFLLESGFAPGRIALAGESAGGGLALAVALTLRARGLPLPACLWLSSPWTDLALTGVSLDTKAAVDPLLSRVYLAELAAAYLNGADPGDPLVSPIRADLAGLPPMLIQVGSAETLLDDALRLAGVAAAADVAVELQVWPHMIHAWHLFYPEVAAGRRSLASAGRYIRAYLDGAAGG; this is encoded by the coding sequence ATGCCGAGTCCTTCCGTCGACGCGAGCGAGATCGCCGTCATCCGTGCACGCCTCGCGGCCAGTCCTCGCCCGGCCGACCTCGCGGCCCGGCGCGCCCGGGTCGATGCGCTGGGGGCGGGATATGGCCTGCCGGACGATGTCGCGGTCCAGCCGGCGAAGCTCCGGGACGTGCCCGCGGAATGGACCGCCACGCCCGCCGCGGACCGCGACCGGGTGATCCTGTTCCTGCACGGGGGCGGCTACGTCTCCGGGTCGCTGGAGAGTCACCGCCACGCCGTGGCCCAGGCGGGCCGGGAAGCGGGGACGCGCACCCTCGCCCTCGCGTACCGGCTCGCGCCGGAGCACCCGTTCCCCACCGCGCTGGGCGACGCCCTGGCCGGCTACCGGTTCCTGCTCGAATCCGGGTTCGCCCCTGGCCGGATCGCCCTGGCCGGCGAGAGCGCGGGCGGCGGCCTCGCTTTGGCCGTGGCCCTGACCCTGCGCGCGCGCGGCCTGCCCCTGCCCGCCTGCCTCTGGCTCAGCTCGCCCTGGACCGACCTCGCGCTCACCGGGGTGAGCCTGGACACCAAGGCTGCGGTCGATCCGCTGCTCAGCCGGGTCTACCTCGCCGAACTCGCCGCCGCCTACCTCAACGGTGCCGATCCCGGCGACCCATTGGTCTCGCCGATCCGCGCCGATCTCGCCGGGCTGCCCCCGATGCTGATCCAGGTCGGTTCCGCGGAGACGCTTCTGGACGACGCCCTGCGGCTCGCCGGGGTGGCGGCGGCCGCGGACGTGGCGGTCGAGTTGCAGGTCTGGCCGCACATGATCCATGCCTGGCACCTGTTCTACCCGGAGGTCGCGGCCGGCCGGCGGTCCCTGGCGAGCGCGGGGCGCTACATCCGGGCGTATCTCGACGGGGCCGCCGGAGGCTGA
- the mnmE gene encoding tRNA uridine-5-carboxymethylaminomethyl(34) synthesis GTPase MnmE — protein sequence MTESDTLFAPATGFGRAAVSVIRVSGPGARAVLGALAGPLPSPRRLSLRTVRDPADGTELDRALVAWFPGPDTYSGEDMAELHLHGGTAVRMGVLTALARIPGCRAAGPGAFTRRAVLNGRMDLAEAEAVADLIDAETEGQRRQALRQLDGALSRQVAAWRAEAIDCLAAAEAALDFADEGDVDEASLDATLFGRVSGLRHAIATALHDGRRGERLREGFVVVLAGAPNAGKSTLLNALSRRDVAIVSDVPGTTRDAIEIRLDLGGLPVFLVDTAGLRETAEPVEAEGIRRSRARIGTADLVLALVPPDGSGPDLGAADLPVLPVRTKIDLFAGLTNTVAPGALAVSARTGAGLDALLDAIQIAAEAGLGTGDALVTRARHRAALEACVAHLDRLLAGAGALPELAAEDLRLAVRSLGEVGGHVGVEDVLDRLFSGFCIGK from the coding sequence ATGACCGAGTCCGATACCCTCTTCGCACCGGCCACCGGTTTCGGCCGCGCCGCCGTCTCGGTGATCCGGGTGAGCGGGCCGGGCGCCCGGGCGGTGCTGGGCGCCCTTGCCGGACCTCTGCCATCTCCCCGGCGCCTGTCGCTGCGTACCGTGCGGGATCCCGCGGACGGCACCGAACTCGACCGCGCCCTGGTTGCGTGGTTTCCGGGGCCCGACACCTATAGCGGCGAGGACATGGCCGAGCTGCACCTGCATGGCGGGACGGCGGTGCGGATGGGTGTGCTTACGGCGCTGGCCCGGATCCCAGGCTGCCGGGCGGCCGGCCCCGGGGCGTTCACCCGCCGGGCGGTGCTCAACGGCCGCATGGACCTCGCCGAAGCCGAGGCGGTGGCCGACCTGATCGACGCCGAGACCGAAGGGCAGCGCAGGCAGGCCCTGCGCCAACTCGACGGGGCGCTGAGCCGCCAGGTCGCGGCATGGCGGGCGGAGGCGATCGATTGCCTGGCGGCGGCCGAGGCCGCGCTCGATTTCGCCGACGAGGGTGACGTCGATGAGGCCAGCCTCGACGCCACACTGTTCGGCCGCGTGTCCGGCCTGCGCCACGCTATCGCGACCGCCCTGCACGATGGCCGCCGGGGCGAGCGCCTGCGCGAGGGGTTTGTCGTGGTGCTGGCCGGTGCGCCCAATGCCGGAAAATCGACGTTGCTGAATGCTCTTAGCCGGCGGGACGTCGCGATCGTGTCGGATGTGCCCGGCACCACCCGGGACGCCATCGAGATCCGCCTCGATCTCGGCGGCCTGCCGGTTTTCCTGGTCGACACCGCCGGCTTGCGCGAGACCGCCGAGCCGGTGGAGGCCGAGGGCATCCGGCGCAGCCGCGCCCGCATCGGCACGGCCGACCTCGTCTTGGCCCTCGTACCCCCGGACGGGAGCGGGCCGGATCTCGGTGCGGCCGACCTTCCCGTTCTCCCGGTGCGCACCAAGATCGATCTTTTTGCCGGCTTAACAAACACCGTGGCGCCCGGAGCACTGGCGGTCTCGGCCCGGACCGGGGCCGGGCTGGACGCGCTGCTGGACGCGATTCAGATCGCGGCGGAAGCCGGGCTCGGCACCGGCGACGCGCTGGTTACGCGGGCCCGCCACCGGGCGGCGCTGGAGGCCTGCGTGGCGCATCTCGACCGGCTTCTCGCCGGGGCGGGCGCTCTGCCCGAACTCGCTGCAGAAGATCTCCGGCTCGCAGTCCGGTCGCTGGGCGAGGTCGGCGGGCATGTCGGCGTCGAGGATGTGCTGGACCGGTTGTTTTCCGGTTTCTGCATCGGAAAGTAG
- a CDS encoding porin encodes MRPVPALVVLTLAASPAGAAEDAIEGMAGPAGERLRYDAKGLTFTVPEPEMKLQIGGRLHLDAGAASFSRPGLAAAFPDSVAVRRSWIEPTLTIGKDWVVAFQYDFSDPVLPINDAFVAWTGLPDTILTLGNMKVPLSLEWLQSNNDTLFAERSLANAFVPDRRFGFAIGHHGQAWTAVASVFGDAASNGITGDGVAAAGRATVAPILEERETLHFGLAGVFQSRSRADGAFGFSTAPETFLFTRPFVDTGDLPDVARVSRVGAEFAYRNGPVLVQAEYIHAAIDRFGGPGGAVPGLNFQGGYVEAGWVLNGAGRAYALAPNGGTTYAIFRGVQPRDDQRVSRGGIGVFELSARYSAIELNARGFRGGAERDVSLGLSWYPEPNLRLIANVIHGRVQPGAAQSDALGTAPFSVDTVLGRLQIYW; translated from the coding sequence ATGCGCCCCGTCCCTGCCCTCGTGGTCCTGACCCTGGCCGCCTCGCCCGCCGGGGCGGCCGAGGATGCGATCGAGGGTATGGCCGGCCCCGCCGGCGAGCGCCTGCGCTACGACGCGAAGGGCCTGACCTTCACCGTGCCCGAGCCGGAGATGAAGCTCCAGATCGGTGGCCGCCTCCACCTGGATGCTGGCGCGGCCAGCTTCAGCCGGCCGGGCCTCGCCGCGGCCTTCCCCGACAGCGTCGCGGTGCGCCGCTCCTGGATCGAGCCGACGCTCACCATCGGGAAGGATTGGGTGGTCGCCTTCCAGTACGATTTCAGCGACCCGGTCCTGCCGATCAACGACGCCTTCGTCGCCTGGACCGGGCTGCCGGACACGATCCTGACGCTCGGCAACATGAAGGTGCCCCTGAGCCTCGAATGGCTGCAGAGCAACAACGACACCCTGTTCGCCGAGCGCTCCCTCGCCAACGCGTTCGTGCCGGATCGCCGCTTCGGCTTCGCTATCGGGCATCACGGGCAGGCCTGGACCGCCGTGGCGAGCGTGTTCGGCGACGCCGCCAGCAACGGGATCACCGGGGACGGGGTGGCGGCGGCGGGCCGCGCCACCGTGGCGCCGATCCTGGAAGAGCGCGAGACCCTGCATTTCGGCCTCGCCGGCGTCTTTCAGAGCCGGAGCCGGGCCGACGGTGCGTTCGGCTTCTCCACCGCGCCGGAGACGTTCCTGTTCACGCGCCCCTTCGTCGACACCGGCGACCTGCCGGACGTGGCGCGCGTGTCCCGGGTCGGCGCCGAGTTCGCCTATCGCAACGGCCCCGTCCTGGTGCAGGCCGAGTATATCCACGCCGCGATCGACCGGTTCGGCGGCCCGGGCGGGGCCGTCCCTGGCCTCAATTTTCAAGGCGGGTATGTCGAGGCCGGCTGGGTGCTGAACGGCGCCGGCCGCGCCTACGCGCTGGCCCCCAATGGCGGAACGACCTACGCGATTTTCAGGGGCGTCCAGCCCCGGGACGACCAGCGGGTCTCCCGGGGCGGGATCGGCGTGTTCGAGCTGTCCGCCCGCTACAGCGCCATCGAGCTGAACGCCCGGGGCTTTCGCGGCGGCGCCGAGCGGGACGTGAGCCTGGGCCTGAGCTGGTATCCCGAGCCGAACCTGCGCCTGATCGCGAACGTCATCCACGGCCGCGTTCAGCCCGGCGCGGCCCAGTCGGACGCGCTGGGCACCGCGCCGTTCTCGGTCGACACCGTCCTGGGACGGCTTCAGATCTATTGGTGA
- the bla gene encoding class A beta-lactamase, with product MTSWTRRTVCLGVLAAPLILSQGTVRADETAPTLAEIERRLGGRLGVSAGTRDRVLLSHRADELFPMCSTFKAVAVAAILARVDAGSESLDRVVDFGPDILLSYAPVTRKVVEAGGGTGRMSISDLCAAAIVWSDNSAANLLLTALGGPKALTVWLRGTGDTRTRLDRDEPTLNTALPGDPRDTTSPEAMRQTLGRVLLGPVLSAASRGRLEAWMIACQTGAKRLRAGLPPDWIVGDKTGSGDNGTFNDVAILRPPGSPSGPAPVLACVYVTGATAPAPAVESAYAEIGRLIAARVGAT from the coding sequence GTGACGTCCTGGACCCGCCGTACCGTTTGCCTCGGCGTCCTCGCCGCACCGTTAATCCTGAGCCAGGGGACCGTCCGGGCCGATGAGACGGCCCCGACCCTGGCGGAGATCGAACGGCGTCTCGGCGGCCGTCTCGGGGTCTCGGCCGGGACACGGGACCGCGTGCTCCTGAGCCACCGGGCGGACGAGCTGTTCCCGATGTGCAGCACGTTCAAGGCGGTCGCCGTCGCGGCCATCCTGGCGCGGGTCGATGCGGGATCGGAATCCCTGGACCGGGTCGTCGACTTCGGACCCGACATCCTCCTGAGCTACGCACCCGTGACCCGGAAGGTCGTGGAGGCCGGCGGCGGCACCGGGCGGATGTCGATCTCCGACCTCTGCGCCGCCGCGATCGTATGGAGCGACAACAGCGCGGCCAACCTGCTGCTGACCGCGCTGGGCGGACCCAAAGCGTTGACCGTCTGGCTGCGCGGCACCGGCGATACCCGCACCCGCCTCGACCGGGACGAGCCGACCTTGAACACCGCGTTGCCGGGCGATCCGCGCGACACCACCAGCCCGGAGGCGATGCGCCAGACCCTCGGGCGCGTGCTGCTCGGTCCGGTCCTGTCGGCGGCCTCGCGCGGGCGATTGGAGGCCTGGATGATCGCGTGCCAGACGGGGGCCAAGCGCCTGCGCGCGGGGCTGCCACCGGATTGGATCGTCGGCGACAAGACCGGCAGCGGCGACAACGGCACGTTCAACGATGTGGCGATCCTTCGGCCGCCGGGCTCCCCGTCCGGACCTGCGCCGGTCCTCGCCTGCGTGTACGTCACCGGAGCCACGGCCCCCGCGCCGGCTGTCGAGTCGGCCTACGCCGAGATCGGCCGGCTCATCGCCGCCAGGGTGGGCGCCACCTGA